A window of the Halichoerus grypus chromosome 2, mHalGry1.hap1.1, whole genome shotgun sequence genome harbors these coding sequences:
- the GZMA gene encoding granzyme A, which translates to MRNSCTCLASSLSIAIFLLQIPGDFCVEIIGGNQVSPHSRPYMVLLKGEKICAGALIAKDWVLTAAHCALNRKSQVILGAHSITKRESEKQIMYVKKEFPYPCFDQDTHEGDLKLLQLNKKAKINKKVSILPLPKKGADVKPETMCQVAGWGSIHNNSPQSDTLREVNITVINRRICNDEKHYNYNPVIGLNMICAGSLKGGKDSCNGDSGSPLICEGTFRGITAFGLPGKCGDPRGPGIYTLLSQKHLNWIIKTMKGLV; encoded by the exons ATGAGGAACTCCTGTACGTGTCTGGCATCCTCTCTCTCAATTGCCATTTTTCTCCTGCAGATTCCTGGAG atttCTGTGTAGAAATTATTGGAGGAAATCAAGTGAGTCCTCATTCAAGACCCTATATGGTGCtacttaaaggagaaaaaatctGTGCTGGGGCTCTGATCGCAAAAGACTGGGTATTGACTGCAGCTCATTGTGCCCT GAACAGAAAGTCGCAGGTCATTCTTGGAGCTCACTCAATAACCAAGAGAGAGTCAGAAAAACAGAtaatgtatgttaagaaagagTTTCCTTATCCGTGCTTTGACCAGGACACGCATGAGGGGGATCTGAAACTTTTACAG ctgaacaaaaaagcaaaaattaataaaaaagtgaGTATCCTCCCTCTCCCTAAGAAGGGGGCTGATGTCAAACCGGAAACCATGTGTCAAGTTGCAGGCTGGGGGAGCATTCACAATAACTCACCTCAGTCTGATACCCTGAGAGAAGTCAATATCACTGTCATAAACCGAAGAATCTGCAATGATGAAAAGCACTATAATTATAATCCTGTGATTGGACTGAATATGATCTGTGCCGGCAGCCTCAAAGGTGGAAAAGACTCGTGCAAT GGAGATTCTGGAAGCCCTTTGATATGTGAGGGTACGTTTAGAGGTATTACTGCCTTTGGCCTTCCAGGTAAATGCGGAGACCCTCGAGGACCTGGCATCTATACTCTTCTCTCGCAGAAGCATCTCAACTGGATAATTAAGACTATGAAGGGGTTAGTTTAG